Proteins encoded in a region of the Prochlorothrix hollandica PCC 9006 = CALU 1027 genome:
- a CDS encoding phytanoyl-CoA dioxygenase family protein: MTIYGLTPEERETYDRKGFIYRSLPPSFDMDAVRHGLFNELAWANFAKNNSLARLYVTRNRHFDLKAIAGLCQERTILDPSEDFLGPNLLTWRTHVFFGPASYGIDWHRDMYWGLLSDPYKQVTVHIAITPSTEDNCLCMLPGSHKMTCEEVEAAFNVRKDRDNHEQAPMYLARDDSPVQGAEKVLLKTGDFIIFHPNIVHTSKNLDMAAAELKGKPREGFLESYKTMLNKTNFLTSVASGSVTPPPWLRVAMAIRIIPPEVEVQLEAMARTKGRDRCSLLQGSNEPPVNELLPMMTP, from the coding sequence ATGACGATATACGGCCTTACCCCAGAAGAGCGCGAAACCTACGATCGCAAAGGCTTTATTTACCGATCGCTGCCCCCCAGCTTTGACATGGACGCAGTGCGCCATGGACTGTTCAATGAACTAGCCTGGGCAAACTTTGCTAAAAACAACTCCCTCGCTCGGCTTTATGTAACCCGCAATCGCCATTTTGATCTCAAGGCCATCGCTGGACTCTGCCAAGAACGGACCATTTTGGATCCGTCAGAAGATTTTCTGGGACCCAACCTCTTGACCTGGCGCACCCATGTTTTCTTTGGGCCTGCCTCCTATGGCATTGACTGGCACCGAGATATGTACTGGGGCTTGCTCTCTGATCCCTACAAACAAGTTACCGTCCACATCGCCATCACCCCCTCCACCGAAGACAACTGCCTCTGTATGCTCCCCGGTAGCCATAAAATGACCTGCGAGGAAGTAGAAGCGGCGTTTAATGTGCGCAAGGATCGGGATAACCACGAGCAAGCTCCCATGTATTTAGCGCGGGATGATAGCCCGGTGCAGGGTGCGGAGAAGGTATTGCTGAAAACCGGAGATTTCATCATTTTCCACCCCAATATTGTCCACACCTCCAAAAACTTGGATATGGCGGCGGCGGAACTGAAGGGGAAACCTCGGGAAGGGTTTCTGGAATCCTATAAAACCATGCTCAATAAAACCAATTTCCTCACCTCGGTGGCTTCGGGTTCCGTCACCCCACCCCCCTGGCTCCGGGTTGCCATGGCCATCCGCATCATTCCCCCGGAGGTGGAGGTACAACTGGAAGCCATGGCCCGCACCAAGGGCCGCGATCGCTGCTCTTTGCTCCAGGGCAGCAACGAACCCCCAGTCAATGAACTCTTGCCCATGATGACCCCTTAG
- a CDS encoding oligosaccharide flippase family protein, protein MTPSSLTPSALSPAPEDFKLRTLAQDAGVALVIQILGIILLYVVQVTLAQWMGGVQYGIYQYVISWSALLGLPAGLGFPRAVLRLFAEYRVKQDWGRLRGIARSSWWLTVGASLGLAAIAAVLVLVINYSHPFAYAVPLLMGLGLIPLQALLQLQLSTARAMKDVTLAYAPSRILWPVVTLCGGYGLLAQMGQVTGISMVAISTLALTLVLGFQLGLMFQRFNDQVEPAPAIYMNRVWLGISVVLLIQQAFATILNQTDVIMVGSFVGPEAAGIYSASVKTGLWVSFVLQTVNMVAAPAFATLYAQKDMAGLQRVVSQVTLWIFWPSMAIAAILLIWTEPILGIFGPSFVAANWWLKVLVVGQLVNALCGSVGSVVIMTGYQNQSAHIFGYSALLNVGLNFLAIPTLGAVGAAIATSITVVIWNLWLSQLVVREVGIHCSIFYALRHRRDGDDGAALEGATIGPGVTESVAAESIATEASATEAVATEASATEASATEASATEASATEASATEPSATEASATEPSATEPSASTIVPDVPDSPATATETPPADANPSDPDA, encoded by the coding sequence GTGACCCCATCGTCCTTAACCCCCTCCGCCCTCAGTCCAGCCCCCGAAGACTTTAAGCTCAGGACCCTAGCCCAGGATGCGGGGGTGGCCCTAGTCATTCAAATTCTGGGGATTATTCTGCTCTATGTGGTGCAGGTGACCCTAGCCCAGTGGATGGGGGGGGTGCAGTATGGCATTTATCAATATGTGATTTCTTGGTCGGCTCTGTTGGGGCTACCGGCGGGCTTAGGCTTCCCCCGCGCGGTGTTGCGACTGTTTGCGGAGTATCGCGTCAAACAGGACTGGGGCCGCTTACGGGGCATCGCCCGCAGTAGTTGGTGGCTGACGGTGGGGGCAAGTCTGGGGTTGGCGGCGATCGCCGCTGTCCTGGTGCTAGTGATTAACTACTCCCACCCCTTTGCCTATGCAGTGCCCTTGTTAATGGGCTTGGGGCTGATTCCCCTCCAGGCATTGCTGCAACTGCAACTGTCCACGGCGCGGGCCATGAAGGATGTGACCCTGGCCTATGCCCCGTCCCGGATCCTCTGGCCCGTGGTCACCCTTTGCGGCGGCTATGGGCTGCTGGCCCAGATGGGGCAGGTGACAGGGATCAGTATGGTGGCCATCTCCACCCTGGCCCTGACCCTAGTCTTGGGCTTTCAGCTTGGGCTGATGTTCCAGCGCTTCAATGACCAGGTGGAACCGGCCCCAGCCATCTATATGAACCGGGTTTGGCTGGGGATTTCTGTGGTTTTGTTGATTCAGCAAGCCTTTGCCACGATTCTGAACCAAACCGATGTGATTATGGTGGGGTCCTTTGTGGGTCCAGAGGCGGCAGGGATTTACAGCGCCTCGGTGAAAACGGGTCTTTGGGTCAGTTTTGTGTTGCAAACGGTGAATATGGTGGCGGCTCCGGCCTTTGCCACCCTCTACGCCCAAAAGGATATGGCGGGTCTCCAGCGGGTGGTGTCCCAGGTGACCCTCTGGATTTTCTGGCCGTCCATGGCGATCGCTGCCATTCTCCTCATCTGGACGGAGCCGATTCTAGGGATTTTCGGGCCGAGTTTTGTGGCGGCGAACTGGTGGCTCAAGGTCTTGGTGGTGGGGCAGTTGGTCAACGCCCTCTGTGGCTCCGTGGGCAGTGTAGTGATCATGACGGGCTACCAAAACCAGTCAGCCCATATTTTTGGCTATTCGGCACTGCTGAATGTGGGTCTCAATTTCCTGGCAATTCCCACCCTGGGGGCAGTGGGGGCGGCGATCGCCACCAGCATTACGGTGGTGATTTGGAACCTGTGGCTCAGTCAGTTGGTGGTGCGGGAAGTGGGCATCCACTGTTCCATTTTCTATGCCCTCCGCCATCGCCGGGATGGGGATGATGGGGCGGCGTTGGAGGGGGCTACCATTGGGCCTGGGGTAACCGAGTCCGTAGCCGCTGAGTCCATAGCAACTGAAGCTAGTGCAACTGAAGCTGTAGCAACTGAGGCTAGTGCAACCGAGGCTAGTGCAACCGAGGCTAGTGCAACCGAGGCTAGTGCAACCGAAGCTAGTGCAACCGAGCCTAGTGCAACCGAAGCTAGTGCAACCGAGCCTAGTGCAACCGAGCCTAGTGCATCGACGATCGTCCCCGATGTCCCCGACTCCCCAGCGACTGCAACCGAGACCCCTCCTGCTGATGCCAACCCTTCAGATCCTGATGCCTAA
- a CDS encoding sodium:solute symporter family protein has protein sequence MENQIFFWGIILFLIATLAIGLWAAKQIKGDSVNYLVAGRGLVLPLAAATLMAQSVDSNATLGNMDLAAAFGFWAGASLPLGLALCLFLTALFFAKPMNRLGLITLPDFYRVKYNRTTEWIASVIMVLSFSFLLAGNLVAGGFLFQSFLGTTYTLGVILIALVVVIYTASGGLFAVAYTDAIQVAIALIGTLALLGFLAFNFDFTIPPGMGPFDLEQLTDPAAGAAINWATLLALGLGDIVAIDFMARVFAADSPETAQKACFISSAGTVIIGVPFSMMALAAPQILATAGVAIDADTPLLFSLINGVAPPALGLLVIMAILSASLSTADGAILGTSSVIAHNIMGIRHDNYTTSGSRLLALTRTMAVVITVMGVIFAVLVPQTGILLLLAFDLGFAGLLIPLVGGLYWSKSTAEGALACIIVGTLTRLGFFVLMPTMFGADNTLLYLENPLLTADFDGFPTLISPLVGLVAFVGVSLLTGGSKGQTQAMAEESQEAISATSDS, from the coding sequence ATGGAAAATCAGATCTTCTTTTGGGGAATTATTCTCTTCCTCATCGCTACCTTGGCCATTGGACTCTGGGCTGCCAAGCAGATTAAGGGGGATAGTGTCAATTACCTGGTGGCAGGGCGGGGCTTGGTCTTGCCCTTGGCAGCAGCCACCCTCATGGCCCAGTCCGTAGACTCCAACGCCACCCTGGGCAATATGGATCTGGCGGCGGCTTTTGGATTTTGGGCGGGGGCTTCCCTGCCCTTGGGTCTAGCCCTCTGTTTGTTCTTAACGGCCTTGTTTTTTGCCAAACCGATGAACCGCCTGGGTCTGATTACCCTGCCAGATTTTTATCGAGTCAAATATAACCGCACCACAGAATGGATTGCCTCGGTGATTATGGTGCTGAGTTTTTCCTTTTTGCTAGCGGGTAATTTAGTGGCGGGAGGCTTTTTATTCCAGTCTTTCTTAGGCACCACCTATACCTTGGGGGTTATTTTAATTGCCTTGGTGGTGGTGATCTATACCGCCAGTGGGGGGTTATTTGCCGTGGCCTACACCGATGCGATTCAGGTGGCGATCGCCCTCATCGGGACCCTGGCCCTCCTCGGTTTTCTGGCCTTCAATTTCGACTTCACCATTCCCCCCGGCATGGGACCCTTTGATCTGGAACAACTGACCGATCCCGCCGCTGGAGCCGCCATTAACTGGGCCACCCTCCTCGCCTTAGGGTTGGGGGATATTGTAGCCATTGACTTCATGGCTCGCGTTTTTGCTGCTGATAGTCCAGAAACAGCTCAAAAAGCCTGTTTTATTAGTTCTGCGGGCACGGTGATCATTGGTGTTCCTTTTTCGATGATGGCCTTGGCTGCTCCCCAAATTTTGGCAACGGCGGGGGTGGCGATCGATGCCGATACGCCCCTTCTGTTTTCCTTGATCAACGGGGTAGCTCCCCCGGCCTTAGGTCTGCTGGTGATTATGGCGATTCTGTCCGCCTCCCTCTCCACCGCTGATGGTGCTATCTTGGGCACCTCGTCAGTCATCGCCCACAACATCATGGGAATTCGCCACGATAATTACACGACCTCCGGCAGTCGTCTCTTGGCCCTGACCCGCACCATGGCCGTGGTGATTACGGTGATGGGAGTTATTTTTGCGGTGTTAGTGCCCCAAACCGGGATTTTACTATTGCTAGCCTTTGATTTGGGCTTTGCAGGACTGTTAATCCCCTTAGTGGGGGGACTGTACTGGAGCAAATCCACAGCAGAGGGAGCCTTGGCTTGTATTATCGTCGGTACCTTAACGCGGTTGGGGTTCTTTGTGCTGATGCCCACCATGTTTGGGGCAGATAACACGCTGCTGTACCTAGAGAATCCCCTGCTCACCGCTGATTTTGATGGTTTTCCCACCCTGATCAGTCCCTTGGTGGGCTTAGTGGCCTTCGTGGGTGTGTCCCTGCTGACGGGCGGTTCCAAAGGTCAGACCCAGGCTATGGCGGAGGAATCTCAGGAGGCAATCTCTGCTACCTCCGATTCTTGA
- the hypB gene encoding hydrogenase nickel incorporation protein HypB has protein sequence MHQTVQAALGINLLHANQAGADDNRSQLDQWGIRCLNLMSSPGAGKTALLEQTLKALASEFKMAVIEGDMTTELDADRLRRYNVPVIAINTGRSCHLDSKMVSGGLYRLSQDYDPHSFDVVLVENVGNLVCPAEFEVGEHAKVALLSVTEGEDKPLKYPLMFQEADCLLVTKIDLAPHLDWDFATLEANVRQINPQVTLIPVSAKTGAGLDLWFDWLRSQINFPPQPTPNPSP, from the coding sequence ATGCACCAAACCGTTCAAGCCGCCCTCGGCATTAACCTGCTCCATGCCAACCAAGCCGGAGCCGACGACAATCGCAGCCAATTGGATCAGTGGGGCATCCGCTGCCTGAACCTCATGAGTAGCCCAGGAGCCGGAAAAACGGCCCTGCTGGAGCAAACCCTCAAGGCATTGGCCAGCGAATTTAAGATGGCAGTCATTGAAGGGGATATGACCACCGAGTTGGATGCCGATCGCCTGCGGCGCTACAACGTACCCGTCATCGCCATTAATACGGGGCGATCCTGTCATTTAGACTCCAAAATGGTCTCCGGTGGTCTCTATCGCCTGAGCCAAGACTATGATCCCCACAGCTTTGACGTGGTGCTGGTGGAAAATGTGGGCAATTTAGTCTGTCCCGCTGAATTTGAAGTGGGGGAACATGCCAAAGTGGCCCTCCTCAGTGTCACCGAAGGGGAAGATAAACCCCTGAAATATCCCCTCATGTTCCAAGAAGCGGATTGTTTATTAGTGACAAAAATCGACTTAGCCCCCCATTTAGACTGGGATTTCGCCACCCTGGAAGCCAATGTGCGGCAAATAAATCCCCAGGTAACCTTAATACCGGTATCAGCGAAGACAGGGGCGGGCTTGGATTTATGGTTCGATTGGCTACGATCGCAGATAAATTTTCCCCCTCAACCGACACCGAACCCATCCCCCTAG
- the hypA gene encoding hydrogenase maturation nickel metallochaperone HypA, translating into MHETDMTKALILTVQEWRDQQPTVPTIAAIHLVVGQFTCVEPASLEFTFAAQTQNTFLEGVRLAIEETPLIAFCHRCQAEYRPNMGLNYACPTCQSPMEEIRSGRELKIDRIEYSAESA; encoded by the coding sequence ATGCACGAAACAGACATGACCAAGGCGTTGATCCTGACGGTGCAAGAGTGGCGGGATCAACAACCAACCGTCCCCACGATCGCCGCCATTCACTTGGTTGTGGGGCAGTTCACCTGTGTCGAACCCGCTAGCCTGGAATTCACCTTTGCGGCCCAAACCCAAAACACATTTTTAGAGGGGGTGCGCTTAGCCATTGAGGAAACCCCCTTAATTGCCTTCTGCCACCGCTGTCAGGCTGAATATCGGCCCAACATGGGCTTGAATTACGCCTGCCCCACCTGTCAAAGTCCCATGGAGGAGATTCGCTCCGGTCGAGAATTGAAGATCGATCGCATTGAATATTCTGCGGAATCAGCCTAA
- a CDS encoding agmatinase family protein produces the protein MTESTFQPPQQDSEAQRALQLEQHLPLTGWQQEVDQGLAYGLEGAASIRDRSIPTFSRGELPHYAGINTFMKAPYLEDVREVGNYDVAIVGVPHDSGTTYRPGTRFGPQGIRRISALYTPYNFEMGIDLREQIRLCDVGDIFTIPANNEKSFDQISKGVAHVFASGAFPILLGGDHSIGFPTVRGICQHLGDKKVGIIHFDRHVDTQETDLDERMHTCPWFHATNIKNAPAKNLVQLGIGGWQVPRQGVKVCRERASNILTVTDITEMGLDAAADFAIERATDGTDCVWISFDIDCIDAGFVPGTGWPEPGGLLPREALYLLKRIIRETPVCGMEVVEVSPPYDISDMTSLMATRVICDTMAHLVLSGQLPRSQKPSYIHPESQVVDQPWG, from the coding sequence ATGACTGAATCTACCTTTCAACCCCCGCAGCAGGACAGCGAAGCCCAACGGGCCTTGCAGTTAGAGCAACATCTACCCCTGACAGGCTGGCAACAGGAAGTAGACCAAGGACTCGCCTATGGCCTAGAAGGAGCCGCAAGTATTCGCGATCGCAGTATTCCCACCTTTTCTAGGGGAGAATTGCCCCATTATGCGGGAATCAACACCTTTATGAAGGCTCCCTATCTGGAAGATGTACGGGAAGTGGGGAATTATGATGTGGCGATCGTCGGGGTTCCCCACGACTCCGGCACCACCTACCGCCCTGGCACCCGGTTTGGTCCCCAGGGAATTCGCCGCATTTCCGCCCTCTATACCCCCTACAACTTTGAAATGGGCATCGATCTGCGGGAACAAATTCGCCTCTGTGATGTGGGGGATATTTTCACCATTCCCGCCAATAATGAAAAGTCGTTTGATCAGATTTCCAAAGGGGTGGCCCATGTGTTTGCGTCCGGGGCGTTTCCCATTCTGTTGGGGGGGGATCATTCCATTGGCTTTCCCACGGTGCGGGGGATCTGTCAGCATTTAGGCGACAAGAAAGTGGGCATTATTCACTTCGATCGCCATGTAGACACCCAGGAAACCGACCTAGACGAACGGATGCACACCTGCCCCTGGTTCCATGCCACCAATATTAAAAATGCGCCGGCCAAAAACCTGGTGCAACTGGGCATTGGGGGCTGGCAAGTGCCCCGCCAAGGGGTCAAGGTTTGCCGGGAGCGGGCTAGCAACATTCTGACCGTGACCGATATTACGGAAATGGGATTGGATGCGGCAGCGGATTTTGCCATTGAGCGGGCCACCGACGGCACCGATTGCGTTTGGATTAGTTTCGACATTGATTGTATTGATGCGGGCTTTGTCCCAGGCACCGGTTGGCCAGAACCGGGGGGATTACTACCACGGGAAGCCCTCTATTTGCTGAAGCGCATTATCCGAGAAACTCCGGTCTGTGGCATGGAAGTGGTGGAGGTGTCGCCCCCCTATGACATTAGTGACATGACTTCCCTGATGGCGACCCGGGTCATTTGCGACACTATGGCCCATTTGGTGTTGTCGGGGCAGTTACCCCGATCGCAAAAACCCAGCTACATTCACCCCGAATCCCAAGTGGTGGATCAACCGTGGGGGTAA